The Penicillium oxalicum strain HP7-1 chromosome V, whole genome shotgun sequence genomic interval GCCTTCCTGAATGCTACTGAAGGTCAGCCAGATAAGTTGGAAGAAGGTGGCAAGCACAAGCTTGGCATGCTACATACGGAGAATCAAACCCCGTTCGTGGGGCCTTGATGACGAGTTTCCTCAAGCAGAAGGGCGCTTCGCCGCGATGTCGGAGAACAATGTTGCAGCGGCTGGACTTGGTACAATAGACGGACTGATCATTACGAAGGACGTTGTCGGGGTGTGAACTGTCTCCCTCGGGCTCAAAAGTGCCTCCATCACAGCTGGCAATCTCCATTTTCAAAGGACCGGAAACCACCTGCCCCCTGTGGCCGTAGTTAAACCCCCGTAAGCCTTCACGATGATCGTCGGAGTCGAGCTTCCGCCGTTTCAGCCGACCGTGGCTATCTCGACTCGACGAAGAGGGGCCTGACTGAGGCATGAGTGGCGGAAAGGCTATTGGATCGGTGAGATTGCTGGCACTGCGTAGGTCAGGACGAACCGCCCTGCGACGAAGACTTCTGTAGCTTGTTGTCGGGCGGGAAGGATCTGAATGTGTATCTGAGGTATTGTTGTTCATGGAGCTGGGGTCGGTTGGGACCTGGTCCCACAGAGCTCTCCGGGCTGGCCGAGGCGGAACCAAGTCAACTGGCGGTGGGCGAGGAATACGAAAAGACGCCGTGGATTCAGGACGATTTCCACCGTGTCTATTGTACGGAGACCACCCGGGGACACCAAGTTCGTCGAGTTCTTGATTCAAGGTCTCTAACGCACGACTTGTTTCTTCGGCGCTGAATCGGCTATCCTCAGACTGAAGAAGGCTTCGCAGGTAATGCAGGCTATCACGAGTAGATGATCTGGCGGGCTCTGTGCTCCGTGCAAACTCGTCGTGATCTCCTTCTGGGGAATCCGTTCGCTCTGCGGCTATCCTGAGTAGTTCACTCAACCTGGAATCGGTAGATAGATCAGCGTTGCCGACGTTATCGATCAAACGAACCCAGGGCGACGAGGTGATGTCCACGGAGTTAGGATTCTGTTGAATGCTCAGCGTATCGATCAGGTCTTGTGTGTGTGGATAGCGTTCACGGAATGACTGCTCGCTAAGCTGACCATCATAGAACCGGGAGGGTCGAGGCAGCGACGCTGGAGGATAGTCGTAATTGCCCGAGTTGTTTATATTCCTTGGAGATCGGGAGTTTCCCGAGTTCCCTGACGTATAGTCAGAGTTCTCTGACTGCGTGAGTGTCAAGTCTGTTAAAACGCTTGTCTCGTGGGGCAAACCCAGATTTGGGCACTGCACTTGAGATTCGTGACATACCATCCTGGTGGGTAAGTCCGGGCGGATACCGCTCAAGAGTCCCCGGCTGTCTTCCTCCGGGATCTTCCAAAACAAAGGAAGCGTGAAGTGCAGGTCACAGAGAGAAGGGCTCCGCTGTTTGGCCGTACCGTTGACCCTACAGAGGTGCCGCTAGCAGTAAATGCAAGATTTTTGGGCGTAAAGACGTCTGAAATGACGAGCGCGAGGGGAAAGGCAGATGATGCTTTGCTTGGGTGATGGTTACGCATGGCACGTGATTCCGCATTAGATCATAAGTTTGTGGGGAAAGCTCGCCGACAGCTACTTCGTCGCTCTCTCACTCCCCGCAAATTATCCTCAAAATGGCAGAAGTGGAGAATGGAAACGCCATCAGTGCAGGTGAGAGTTTCTCTATGAGAATCCAAAGGTCTCTGGTGCAGGGATCCAGAGACATGAACGCTTACCCGATCCTGATCTTAGATGAGATCGCGCTCTATGACCGGCAGATCCGACTCTGGGGTGTGCAAGCACAAGAGAAGTCAGTCTCAGAATCCCCAATACTACCGGACGGCGCGTTTTCTAATCAAGTCTGCTCACCAGAATTCGATCCGCGAATATTCTTTTGATCACCGTCAAGGCGCTTGCCAACGAGGTCGCAAAGAACTTGGTCCTAGCCGGCATTGGCTCCCTCACGATTATCGATCATGAGCCCGTTTCCGAGGCCGACTTGGATGCATCCTTCTTCCTGGAAGAGGCATGTAAGAATGAAGATGTTATTAAGCAAGGGAAAAATGTACTAGAAGCTCCGTGCTCTCCGTGGACTTGCTCCCGCCATCCGCATCTCTGGCTAATGTCGCACTACAGCGTGCCGAGGTTGCTGGTCCCCAGATTCACCGAATGAACCCTCGAGTCAAGCTTCATGTCGACACAGCAGACATTCGCAGCAAACAACCCGAATTCTTCAGCCAATTCGACGTCACAATTGCAACTGAGCTCGATTTCGCTTCCTACACGACGATCAACGCCGCTTGTCGCATCGCTAACCGACCTTTTTACGCAGCCGGTCTGCACGGGTTCTACGGCTATGTCTTTGCCGACCTGATCTCGCACGATTTTGTGATCGAGCGGGAAAAGTCAAACGCCCCGACACGGCAGCAGGAAACGCTGACAAGAAGTGTGGTCAGCGTGACCGCAAAGACCGAGGGTgagaagagcgagaagagCGGCACCAAGGACAAAGTCATCGAATTGGTTACAAAGCGCGAGATTTACTCTCCCCTTCAGCTTGCCAACACATCCCCTCTGCCCGAAGAATACACCAACAACGTGCGACGCCGAAAACAAGTCACCCCGCTCCTCAGCTGTCTCCGCGCATTGTGGGAATTTGAAAAGCTCTCAGGCGGCAGACGGCCCAGCTTTGCGCATCAAGATCTCGAGCTCTTTACAAGACTGGCTAGGGAAAGCCACCAAGAATTGAAATTGGATCTTGCTACTCTCGACTCTGCCTTCCTGCGCCAATTCCTTCAAAATCTGGGCTGCGAGCTCAGTCCCGTCGCAGCATTCGTCGGTGGTGCACTGGCTCAGGACGTTATCAACGTTCTCTCTGCCCGCGAGCATCCGCTTCAGAATATGCTGCTTTTCGACGGAGACAAGCTGGCTGGACCCATCTACCCACTGCATCCATTCTTTCCTCCCGAGATGGACGTTGGCTCGCTCGCTGCAGTACCGCCCGTGGCCAATCCGATTATCATGACTCCGACGACAGTCACCAATCTTGCGAGTCATCCCGCTCCTCATAACGCACCAGTTAACTCTGCTGTGAATATGGGTGTGAATCCCGGGCTGTGAGGGATGACAGGATTGGAAGAATTGGGTTTCCGGATCGGCGGCGTAGGGTGGGGGCGCAGGCAGACTCAGGGTTTCGAAGCATGCAGGTGACGAATTTCTTACTATCTAGACGAATTTTCTGTACAATATCATTACACGCATCGCACTTCTCAAATAGATCGACCTTATGTACCCAAGGTCTACCGATCCTGGGTTTCTCCTACGTAGCATTTGCCATTAGTCACAGAAGCACTCGAGAGGACGTAGATAGACTACCTACAGAATACCGATCATTGATCTCCAGGGGCGGTAGCAGAGCAAAGTGGACTTTTTGAAACAGAGTGATCTCTGACAGCTTGTGACCTACGTAGGAGTTATGtagtcttttcttcccccaaaaaagggACTATCTATAAAAACGCCCGATCTTCGAttcaaccctttttttttctgagaaaagaaaggaaaagagaaagaaaaaaaaaccccacAAATATAAGTATGTTCATTTTGAGCAAGTAAATATACGAAATGATCAGTGATCAGTGCCCGGTAATTAGCGGCACCAATCTAATTTATCCCAAAAACGCCTGAGAGAAACCATGCAAATGAGGTAGCCCGTAGCTTATACCACATGAGGAGACGCCGACACAAGATGAACCCCTAGCCTTGagtcatttttttttgcttttcaaGTGCATCGTTGCAACGTGAGTTAGTCGCGTTCAAATCGCCCCTCTATGCGCGAGAAGCTTCTTTGGCACCCATTTCCTCGTCGGCTGTCTTTTTGGGACGCATGGATGTTCCggcctcatcgtcatcgtcgctCATGAGGCCCTCCAGCTCAAAGGCCTCGGCGTCGGAGATGCGCTGAGCGTCGGCGGTACGTGCACGAGTGCGCCCATTCATGTAGCCACCGTTGGGACTGGCGTATTTGGGGCCGTCCAAttcgtcttcttcaggcGCGCCTTCAGGCCACGCGTGAACGGCGTAAATGTGGAGAAGGATGTTAACAACTGAAGATGGTTAGAACTCGTGAGCCAGGGCCATTGGGGTGGCAattttggggagggggtggggggaaga includes:
- a CDS encoding DNA damage tolerance protein rad31, yielding MAEVENGNAISAGESFSMRIQRSLVQGSRDMNAYPILILDEIALYDRQIRLWGVQAQEKIRSANILLITVKALANEVAKNLVLAGIGSLTIIDHEPVSEADLDASFFLEEACKNEDVIKQGKNRAEVAGPQIHRMNPRVKLHVDTADIRSKQPEFFSQFDVTIATELDFASYTTINAACRIANRPFYAAGLHGFYGYVFADLISHDFVIEREKSNAPTRQQETLTRSVVSVTAKTEGEKSEKSGTKDKVIELVTKREIYSPLQLANTSPLPEEYTNNVRRRKQVTPLLSCLRALWEFEKLSGGRRPSFAHQDLELFTRLARESHQELKLDLATLDSAFLRQFLQNLGCELSPVAAFVGGALAQDVINVLSAREHPLQNMLLFDGDKLAGPIYPLHPFFPPEMDVGSLAAVPPVANPIIMTPTTVTNLASHPAPHNAPVNSAVNMGVNPGL